The following is a genomic window from Alphaproteobacteria bacterium LSUCC0396.
ATTCTCATACTAATAGAGCTGCAAGGTGCCAATGACGGCTTAAATACTGTCATACCAACAAAAGATAATGGTTATTACAAGCTGCGACCCAACATAGCGATACCCAAAAAAGACATCTTAGGTATTGATACAAATTATGGGTTACATTTCAGTTTAAAGGGTTTAGCCGACCTCTGTGGCTCTGGTGATTGCAGCATTATTCAAAATCTCGGCTACCCAAACCCAATACTTTCTCACTTTCGGTCCATTGAGCTTTGGGAGAGGGGTGGTGACGGCAAACAGAATGGCAGAGAGGGATGGTTAAACGCCACCCTCGAGGCCTTGGCTGATAAAAGCTCGCTGGATGCAAAAGCAATGAACCTCGACAACGTGGGAACTGTTTTTGCTGGAGGAACCGACGGTTATCTGGGCCCTAATGCAATTGGTTACAGACCTGTAGAGGCTGAGTCACGTGACACCACCGTTCCGTTGCCGAATAACATCGAAATGGGATTGCTTGGCAATTTGCAAAAAATGCGAGTTGAAAACGAAATAAAAATTTCGCGGCTCCAAGCAAAGATTAGCAAGGCTAAAAGCTCTGTATTTGTCGGGCGAGGTGAGTTGGGAAATCAACTATCAAAAGTTTGCCAGCTCATAATGGCAGGTGTAGAAATACCAGTTTTCAAAGTCTCAATTGGCAGCTTTGATACCCATATCGAGCAGTTTTGGAAGCATCGGAACCTTTTGCGTGACCTGGATAAGTCAATCTCAGACACAGTAAGAACCCTAAAAGAAATTGGTGTATGGAACGATACAATAATTATGACATATTCTGAATTTGGACGGCGGGCGAAAGAAAATGGATCTCGTGGCACTGACCACGGTATGGCTGCGCCCCATTTCGTTTTAGGGGGAAAAATCAGTGGCGCAGTTTATGGAGAGGAAAATGTTTTGAACTCTGTGGCAGACAGTAATCTTAGGTTTTCGATTGATTACAGATCTCTTTACAATGAAATATTGTCAAAGCATTTTGGGTTCCAAGATAATCAGTTTGTAACCTACAAAGATAAAACTTTGGATGGATTGTTTAGCACATAGCCTGTTCATTGCCGGTTTCTTATTTGATAGAACGCCATTTAACGGCCACAACCTCGATATGTTGTGGATGATTTAGTTGGTGTTACGGCAAAAGCTTCCTTCGACAGCAAGTGTCGTTCACAAAACAAGCGGGGGTCAACTGCATTCTCCAGCTGCAGAAAGAAATTCAGCCCAAATCATTGAGCTTGTTCGCAGTTCTGTGCCGGAAAGTGGTAATGCTCTGGAAATTGCAAGTGGCACCGGCCAACACATAGTTGAGCTTGCCGCTGCTGTTCCCGGCTTGATCTGGCAACCGTCTGACATAGACGAGACCCGCTTGAATAGCATTGTCTCAAGAAGCCTTGCAAAACAGTTACCAAACCTTTTGCCGCCTATAAGACTGGATGTAACAGATAAAGGCTGGTCAGCCCTTTGCCCCAATCAAGACTTCATCTTGCTGGTTAATCTGTTGCACCTTGTCAGTGAAGCTGAGGTAAAAGCAATCATCAGTGGGATTTCTCAATCCCTAGCTGAAGATGGGCGTTGCGTCATTTATGGCCCGTTTATGCGAAATGGTGTTCTCAGCAGCAGTGGTGACAAAGCCTTTCATCAGAGCTTGATAGATGCTGATCCAGATATTGGTTATAAAGATGATCAGTGGATCCTTGAGCTCTTTCAGAAACACCGCCTTGCAACCATCAACGTTATAGAGATGCCAGCTAACAACTTGGCTTTCGTTATTGAGAAGGGCACTTCTATATGACCCTTCCTGCAAAAAGGTACTTCCACAGGTACTATTAAGCGGGTTATGCGCGAACGCAACATTCCGCTAGCGACAGAATTATAGTTAATATTTCGCTTCGTAATTGATCTATAAAATATTGAATTATATATACAAAAATATTTTAAAAAGAATCTTGCTTAAGCTTTATCCCAGAATGCTCTCGTGCGCAAGGGTATGGATAAAATGGCAACGCGCATCTATCTCTCCAATTGATAGTAAAAACGTGCCACAAAAAAAGGCCAGCGCAAAGGCTGGCCTTTTGGGTTTGCAGGAGTAATTACAAAGACATTCCAACATTTATCTCTGTTGATTAGCCATCAGCGTTAGTATCACCTCAATTATGTTCAGCAATCAGCTTAAACTGAGTTTTATAAAGCCTTTAGATTTACTGCAGAAGTCTTTCCATTTTGACCAGTCTCAAGTTCGTAAGACACCTCCTGGTCTTCCGCTAATCCAGTCATTCCCGAATTTTGAACGGCTGTGATGTGAACAAATACATCAGTTGATTTGTCTTCTGGCTCAATAAAACCAAAACCCTTTTGTGAATTAAACCACTTAACTTTTCCTACGCTCATAAAATTTCCTTTAAGTCATTGTTATAGGGAAGCGGCTTTTCATTATTGACTACTTGCCACTTACCCTCGCTCTAAATTAGAAGAGTTAACGCGTACTAACAGAGTTTGGCTCATAAGTCTTGTTAATATAATTTTGAGTATTTTGGCTTTTTTCATTTTCCGGTGCAGACAGCTGGTCAGCAAAACGAAAAAAAACCAGCGTAAAGGCCGGCCTCGATTGACGCTCCCTATTACACCAACTCCGTAGCAGCTTAATGCGTGCAAATAGGTAATTGAAATTTATATATTTTTCTAACTTTTTTCGATAGATTTATAAATATTCAGTTCTCTCCAGTATTTTTCTGCAAGCGCATTTGCGTCACTTATCCTCAACGCAAGCCCTCGAATAATTGCATTGCATATTGGGTCAGCTTGAGCCATTTTTGCTCTAAATACCGGCTCATCCAACTTGATGAGCATCGCGTTGGTCTTTGCCCTAACAGTTACGGTTCTTGGTTCTGACGTGATGAGGCCGACTTCGCCAAACAATTCACCTTCATTTAAAACGCCGAGGACCATTCCCTGTTTGCTCTCTATCTGAACTGAACCAGAATGCACTAAATAGACGCTATCACTGGCATCATTTACGCTGTAAATAACGTCGCCTGCTTTGACCGCCATCTTGGCAAAGTTCTTTAAGCTTGTCGGTTTCATTAGCGTTCCTCTCTATCAGTTAACCTGTCACATAAAGCACCCAGCGCCAAGGCTGGCTGCTAGTAACCCCCGCTGTTATAGCAATTGAGCGCCGTTATACATTAAGATGAGAGGCTTGCAACGGATTGGTTGCTAGACAACAAGGCACAAAGCCCTAGTCTGTTAACCTGAGTAAGTTTAGCAAACGTTCTCTCAGCATAAGGAGCCTACGTTCTAGGCGTTCGTTTTCTCTTTCTAATGCAGCAATCTGTTCTTTTAGCTTTTGGTCCTCGTGTCCAGCAGCGCCAGTTGCAAGGTCATTCTTGCAAGAGTTATACGCAGTAATTTCAGCCGCAGTATTACCGCTTAACACGCACTTATGCGCCCAAGCCGTCTGGTTGAACAGTATTAGGAATATGGCTGTGAGTACGATGCGGGTCATTACTGCTTCAGTTGCTTATCTAGTGGTAGTTTACGGTAGAACCTAGAAACTTCGTTTGGTGTCGTAATCCAGATTTCATCACGCCTTTTACAAATGTGATCGAGTGCTCTTTTTAAGTGTTTTTGTCTGAAGGGCTGGCCAACAATAAATGAATGAAGCGATAGCGGGAAAACAAGCGGTTGTGGCCCCTTTAAATCCATCAGAACATCAAACTGATCAATAATCATATTTGCGTATTCCTCAGCTGAAACTCGGCGTCCGACTATTGCTGGCTGATCATTAAGTTCTATCGGGTAGGGAAGAGTTAAAATTTCGTCGTTATCAGTTTTCATCCAGAAGGGCTGCTCATCACAGAGCCCCCAATCTAACAAATATTCATAACCGGCAGCGGACAAGATATCTGGCGTCTTTTGACTTGGAGTGAGGTAAGAGGACAACCACCCGTTGGGGCGCTTACCATCGGCCTTGGTCATTATTTCTGTTACTTCAGCGACCATTTTAGTCTCTTCCTCAATGGTCATATCAATGGGCCTTGCGGTGCCGTTTGAGATCCCGTGGCCGATCATTTCATCACCGCGGTTGCGGTAGCGTTCCAAAAGCTCAGGGCTGTGAGAGTAATTAGCTGCATTCACGATAACGCCAACATTCATTTCAAGGTCGTCGAACAGATCTGCTAAACGCCACCCACCCACTCTGTTTCCATACTCGCGCCACAGCCAGCTTCTTTGGCTCCAAGGCTTGGTCTCACGATCTAAGTCGATGCCGCCACCTTCACCAAACGGAAAATGTTCAATGTTTAAAGCGATGTAGAAGGCTATGCGTTTCCCGCCCGGCCATTCAAAAGAAGATCTTGTCGAAATACCCGAATAATTAAATCTGTTATGATCTTTAAGCATTGCCCACGTCCTCCTGAGAAATGTTGCCACAAAAAAAGGCCAGCGCAAAGGCTGGCCGAGGCTGAAGAAAAACAAATGCGCGGGGGTAGGAAGCGCATCTGCAAACTAAAGATGGCTCAGTAATGTTACATTTATTTGTCAGTTAAGCTTTTTTTGTGTGAAGCGCTGTGTTTTGTGCCGAAATCTTCACGCTAATCGTCCATCAATGTGTGCGGCCCAAAGCTCCACAAGCATTTCTTCGGCCTCATCATTTGATAAAAATTGCGGTTTTTGCTCAAAATTTTCGAAAACGTTTGAGACAAAATGTTCCACAGAATTGGACTTCGACAGAAATTCTTCCGCTTTATGCAGAAAAATATGAAGGTCTGTAGCCCATTTTTTCACCTCTTGGTTAAAAATCATACGCGCCTCCTGATGGGTTAAGTGACTATTGATTAGTTTTTTTAGCACACGGCTCAGTCATCTAAAAAGAAAATAGTGTAAATCTATAAATTGTAAATTTTGACATTTTATAATTTTACACTTTTATTCAGATGTTTTGGGCAAAATACGCATCGGCAGTCAAACCGCGTTATTAACAAGATACAATTGGGCCTTGAAGAGTTAAGGCCAGCGCAAAGGCTGGCCGAGTTTAGGGGTGGGATGAACACCAAGGTTCACCCGACCGCTAGTCAGGGCTAGTTAACATAGATTTCTGAAACAGTTGTTTCTAAAATGTGACCAGAATCCGCCATTTTGGCACCGTTAGCTTCAATAAATTTTTGCATATGCTCTGGGCTGAGCGCGTTAAGCACCACACAAACCTTTTTTTCATCATCTGGTGCGTGGCCGTGATATATTTCAAACATACCTGCGGCGCGCGCGATTGGCTGATGTGAGTAGAAAGCCTGCTCCCACTCGGCGAATGTATTTCTTATTTCAAACTTCAGTATCGCAGTAACCATAACCCCTCTCCTTTTTGAATACTCTGCCACAAAAAAAGGCCAGCGCAAAGGCTGGCCGAGGCTGAAGAAAAACAAATGCGCGGGGGTAGGAAGCGCACCTGCAAACTAAAGATGGCTCAGTAATGTTACATTTATTTGTCAGTTATTTGTTTTTTTGATGAAGCACAACGTTGTCCTATGGAACTGGTGACCTTGCTATTGGGGTTCGTTTCAGGATTCTCTTGGGGCACGGCGAAGGTGAAATTGGCTACGAGCGTTGGTGATACGTATGTCGAGGCTCTAAAGGCAGCGGCTGAGTTGATTAGGGGGCGGAATATTAAAAAGTCTATTTGTCTGAAGTCTGGCGTTCTAGGATACGCCTGATACGCTTCAATTCAATAGAGTGATTGTCTAAACCAAGATTTCGCCTGATGAAGCCAATTAGCCAGACAACACAAATGCTCAATACCAAATAAACAGTGAATTTAAGCCAAAAAACTATCTGGTTTATCTGGGCGACAATGTCATTAATGATTTCAGTCATCGGTTGGGCTCACCCGAAGCCGTCTGGCTTAACAGGGTCAGGAATATGGCTGTTAGCAGGGTGCGGGTCATTCAAGTCCTTCAATCACTCTGACATCACGCTCGACATCACCTAGTAGCGCAAATGCAGCCTGATAAGCATCACTTGTGATAGCAGCTCGAGCTGCATCGGTGCTTACAAACTCAATAATAACCGTCCGCTGCTGAATACCATTCTCAAAGGTAGCCACCGGCATCCCCCTAGCTATGAATTTAGCACCAGCATTTGTCATAGCTTCCAGAGCTTTTGGAGCATATTCGCTTAGATTCTGATCATTTGGAGTGTCTCGATATGAGACCACTATGTATCCTTTTGGCATCGCTTCCTCCATTTTTAAAAAAATCCTGCCACAAAAAAAGGCCAGCGCAAAGGCTGGCCGAGTTTAGGGAGAAAATGCGTTAGGTTCAGCGTTGAGGCTGCGCTGATATTGTGACGGTTTTGTGGTTGGAATAGTGTCATTGCAAGGCTAGCTCCGTAGGGGCGGAGCGACTGTCACAATCCAACTCAATTTCTTTGAAAGCCGTGTTTGACAACAAATAACTTAACCACTAAATATAGTCAAAATAAGTCAAAAACATACAACATAGTCGATTTCTAGGCTGCAATGTCCCCAGTTGTTACTGCCCTCTCGCTTGGATTTACTATCCTATTTTTAATAACCTACAACATTGCAGTAGGGTAGTGATGAGGCAAGCTTGTTGGTCATTTGAGTGCGCCTTGGTTTCGTAAGTCATAATACTGCCGCGCAGCGGAAACAAAGTCCAGTTCATCAGCAAACAAAACTGACGCACAATCTTGTCCAAACTGGGCAAATTTGGTGCCGCTGCTGATGCCTTTCGTTGGGGGCATCTTCATATGTTCCGTAAAGGTTTGGAAACAGGCGCGGGCAAGGGCTAAGCCAACTGGGCTTGCTCCAGATCGCGGTAAAGCTGAGGTTGCTGCCCTAAATTTGGAAATTTCCAAAACCCAGCTATCAAGCAGTTCATTCGGCCAAATCTCATTTTTCTCGT
Proteins encoded in this region:
- a CDS encoding cold-shock protein encodes the protein MSVGKVKWFNSQKGFGFIEPEDKSTDVFVHITAVQNSGMTGLAEDQEVSYELETGQNGKTSAVNLKAL
- a CDS encoding DUF938 domain-containing protein, with protein sequence MLRQKLPSTASVVHKTSGGQLHSPAAERNSAQIIELVRSSVPESGNALEIASGTGQHIVELAAAVPGLIWQPSDIDETRLNSIVSRSLAKQLPNLLPPIRLDVTDKGWSALCPNQDFILLVNLLHLVSEAEVKAIISGISQSLAEDGRCVIYGPFMRNGVLSSSGDKAFHQSLIDADPDIGYKDDQWILELFQKHRLATINVIEMPANNLAFVIEKGTSI
- a CDS encoding DUF3764 family protein; this translates as MVTAILKFEIRNTFAEWEQAFYSHQPIARAAGMFEIYHGHAPDDEKKVCVVLNALSPEHMQKFIEANGAKMADSGHILETTVSEIYVN
- a CDS encoding DUF1330 domain-containing protein, which produces MPKGYIVVSYRDTPNDQNLSEYAPKALEAMTNAGAKFIARGMPVATFENGIQQRTVIIEFVSTDAARAAITSDAYQAAFALLGDVERDVRVIEGLE
- a CDS encoding polysaccharide deacetylase; the protein is MLKDHNRFNYSGISTRSSFEWPGGKRIAFYIALNIEHFPFGEGGGIDLDRETKPWSQRSWLWREYGNRVGGWRLADLFDDLEMNVGVIVNAANYSHSPELLERYRNRGDEMIGHGISNGTARPIDMTIEEETKMVAEVTEIMTKADGKRPNGWLSSYLTPSQKTPDILSAAGYEYLLDWGLCDEQPFWMKTDNDEILTLPYPIELNDQPAIVGRRVSAEEYANMIIDQFDVLMDLKGPQPLVFPLSLHSFIVGQPFRQKHLKRALDHICKRRDEIWITTPNEVSRFYRKLPLDKQLKQ
- a CDS encoding cyclic nucleotide-binding domain-containing protein; protein product: MKPTSLKNFAKMAVKAGDVIYSVNDASDSVYLVHSGSVQIESKQGMVLGVLNEGELFGEVGLITSEPRTVTVRAKTNAMLIKLDEPVFRAKMAQADPICNAIIRGLALRISDANALAEKYWRELNIYKSIEKS
- a CDS encoding DUF1501 domain-containing protein; translation: MKRRDFINFAATTALFALSPFSISARPNSKILILIELQGANDGLNTVIPTKDNGYYKLRPNIAIPKKDILGIDTNYGLHFSLKGLADLCGSGDCSIIQNLGYPNPILSHFRSIELWERGGDGKQNGREGWLNATLEALADKSSLDAKAMNLDNVGTVFAGGTDGYLGPNAIGYRPVEAESRDTTVPLPNNIEMGLLGNLQKMRVENEIKISRLQAKISKAKSSVFVGRGELGNQLSKVCQLIMAGVEIPVFKVSIGSFDTHIEQFWKHRNLLRDLDKSISDTVRTLKEIGVWNDTIIMTYSEFGRRAKENGSRGTDHGMAAPHFVLGGKISGAVYGEENVLNSVADSNLRFSIDYRSLYNEILSKHFGFQDNQFVTYKDKTLDGLFST